Proteins encoded by one window of Dietzia sp. B32:
- a CDS encoding triacylglycerol lipase, with amino-acid sequence MLGSGTRPRPSGRRPARRSGRSRLAGALAALTLAIPVAASVGAVPARVADQFVPSAGAQAQLGPLGDYLRDLDPAGELGPYVTEALNGINGPLGNPGPPAGVDAPVTCRPTPAHPRPVILVHGTFDNGANTVPRLGEPLRRQGFCVIAPTLGAYAGNPARGGLDSIVGASGPQLAGVIDHVRAVTGAQQVDLVGYSQGAAIAGYTTKVLRPGAVNRVVSVGGYWGADNSGLLPHQLPREVAGLGLWAANLRGIAELSPGSPMITAWYGLDRTPFLPGVGYTLIATRGDHLLPPERSFVPGPGVRWVVPEDACGGGPTSHGGIAVDRRTHGIVAGALGGAGGC; translated from the coding sequence ATGCTCGGTTCCGGCACACGCCCACGCCCGTCCGGCCGTCGCCCGGCGCGCCGATCCGGCCGCTCCCGGCTGGCCGGTGCGCTCGCCGCTCTGACGCTGGCGATCCCCGTCGCGGCCTCGGTGGGCGCCGTGCCGGCCCGGGTGGCGGACCAGTTCGTCCCCTCGGCCGGGGCGCAGGCACAGCTCGGACCGCTCGGCGACTACCTGCGCGACCTGGACCCCGCGGGCGAACTGGGGCCGTACGTCACCGAGGCCCTGAACGGGATCAACGGTCCGCTCGGCAACCCCGGCCCGCCGGCCGGAGTGGACGCGCCCGTCACCTGCCGACCCACCCCGGCGCATCCGCGGCCGGTGATCCTCGTCCACGGGACCTTCGACAACGGTGCCAACACCGTGCCCCGCCTCGGTGAACCGCTGCGCCGACAGGGGTTCTGCGTGATCGCCCCGACTCTCGGCGCCTACGCCGGCAACCCGGCGCGAGGCGGACTCGACTCGATCGTCGGCGCGTCGGGACCGCAACTCGCCGGGGTGATCGACCACGTCCGTGCCGTGACCGGAGCGCAGCAGGTCGACCTCGTGGGCTACTCGCAGGGCGCGGCGATCGCCGGCTACACCACCAAGGTGCTGCGGCCGGGCGCCGTGAACCGCGTCGTCTCCGTGGGCGGCTACTGGGGCGCCGACAACAGCGGCCTCCTCCCCCACCAGCTGCCGCGCGAGGTGGCGGGCCTGGGCCTGTGGGCCGCCAACCTCCGCGGGATCGCCGAACTGTCGCCGGGCAGCCCGATGATCACCGCCTGGTACGGGTTGGACCGCACCCCGTTCCTGCCCGGCGTCGGGTACACGCTCATCGCCACCCGCGGCGACCACCTGCTCCCGCCCGAGCGCAGCTTCGTGCCCGGGCCGGGCGTGCGGTGGGTCGTCCCCGAGGACGCGTGCGGGGGCGGGCCCACCTCCCACGGCGGGATCGCGGTCGACCGGCGCACCCACGGGATCGTCGCCGGCGCGCTCGGCGGCGCGGGAGGCTGCTGA